The DNA region CGGTCCAGCACGCTCTTGAGGAAGCGCCACTCGCTGCCGACCTTCTTCGCCGGGATCTTGCCTTCCTTGGCCAGCCGGCAGACGGTCTTCACGTGCATCTTCAGATACTCGGCTGCCTCGACCGAGGTGAGCACCGGAGAGACCTGCTCCTCCGTCCCCACGTAGATGTTCGAGTACTCGCTATCCTTCCAGTCGGCCATCGGTATCTTCCTTCGTTCAGGTTCCCAACGCTGCAGGTAGCCTGAGCTTCCCGCCAAAGCTTCAACGAGCGCCTCTGCTCTGAGCTGACTCGCCAGCGGGCCGAAGCCTGCGGCGTTCCCCGTCGGCGAGAGGTCAGCAAGGCCCGTGCCACCGCCATTACTCCCCATAATTCCCCATCTTTCATGGGTTTGCGAGTTGCTGGCCCTTTGCGGCAGGGCAGCTCCTGCAGGATTCCGGCAAGGGACCCGGCCCCCTTTGCCTTCCCCGTCCTGCCCCCTGGAGCCTCGGCGCGGCGCGCAGGGCGGCTGGCATTCCGCAATTGCCCGTCCGCGCCTCGGGCGCCGCCGGGTCGGCGCGGCGCCGCCCGTGGCATATGCCTTGCAGTTTTCGCTGCAATCCTCAGCGGACGGGAGGCGCATGGACTCCGCCTTTGTCCAGATCGATGGCGGGCTCGCGCAGCGGCGCCGGCGGCGATTCGCCTTCATGATCGAAGCCCTGTTGCGCAGCCGGCTCAGCGCGGGACTGGAGACCGGCTGCCATCGTCCGGACGAGGACGTCAACATGTACCTGGCCGCGCTGCTCTGCCGCTACGCGGAAGGCGAGCCGCGCGGGTGGGGCGAGGCGCCGATCATCCCCTACGCCGGCGCCCTCGCCGAGCGGGTGGCGAGCGCGCGCGAGTGCCGCACCAAGTACCTGCTCTACCGGCGCAACGCGGATCACCTGCTGGTCAGCCTGGGCATCTTCGGCAATCCCTGGCTGCGCCCGGCGCCGACGGGCAGCTGTCCGTGGCGCAGCGAGCGCGAGGATTGCATCGGGCGCGGGAAGAGCTACTACGCGCAGGCGGCCGCCTACGCTTCGCGCCTCGGCGAGGGCCGGCGTGGCCTGGACGCCCTGCTCGCCAAGCTCGACATCGGCTTCGAGGACTACTTGCGCATCCTGGAGACCCTGCGCAGCGAAGCCTTCAACCTGCGGCAGATCTTCACCGTCGGCGAGTGGTACTACTTCTGCCGCGAGCTGGGGATCAGCCGTCCGCTCGCTCCGGGAGGGCCGGGGCCGCTGCCACCTTCCGCTGGGCTTGGATGAACTCCTGAACCTCGCGCGTGACCCGCGCCCCTTCCGGACCCTCGAGCAGCAGGTGACCGCCTTTGTCCAGCAGCAGGGTGCGGGCGCGCTTGCCCAGCGCGCGCTCGACGCGGCGCAGGCCGCCCGGTCCCAGCTCGGGGTTGTCCTTCGCGTGGATGGCCAGCACCGGCATGCCGAGGCCGGCGAGCTGCGCCGAGGCTTCGCGCACGGCGCCGTAGCGGTCGGCCATCCAGCGGTGCGGACTGCCGGCGATCAGGCGCTCGAAGAGCGCGGGGAAGAGCCGGCTCCAGGTGAGGGCGAAGCGCTCGTTGAA from bacterium includes:
- a CDS encoding helix-turn-helix domain-containing protein gives rise to the protein MADWKDSEYSNIYVGTEEQVSPVLTSVEAAEYLKMHVKTVCRLAKEGKIPAKKVGSEWRFLKSVLDRWLAQEVSA